The Neptuniibacter halophilus sequence GGCGCTACCAACAGTCTGATTCCCATTTAAGAGCGCGATTTGGCCTATTAAGCTTTGTGTGGTTGTTATATTGCCATCTGCAGCAATACTTCCAGTCACATCGATATCAACACCCTCGTATCGATCTGAAGTTACGTTAGTGGCATCAACATTGGTCGCGTCAATGTTAGTGAAATCACCCGTAGCCCCGGTTAGTACACCGACATTGCTAATGTTATTCGTCTGCATGTCCAGAGCACCGGTCATGGTGTCGCCAGATCGTTTTACGTAGATCCCAGTACCATTATTTACATCAACCGTAGCCGTCATCACTCCTGAGTTATTTTCGGTGTAGGTAACAACACCCTTTAAGCTGTCTTTAGTGTCGGCCTCTGCTTGGCGCACAGCATGCCCAACTCCCAATGCTTTTGGTTGTCCTGCTACCAGAACAGCCGGCCAAGTCGTCAATGCTGTTGTGACACCAGCAACATTAGTAATTGTTGTTGTTGGGTCTGCCCCATATTTGTAGTTGGTAAACTCGAATGAACAAGGAAGGTAAGCAACAGTACCCCCCGTTGTAATGCCGCAATCTGCATTACTTTTTAGCCAGTCAGTTCCGACCCTAGCGCCTGGTACAGCACTTCCACCTTGATCGACAATCCACTCAGCGACTGCTCGGGAATGTTCGGCAATTTTATTGCCCAAGGTTTCAAAGTCGCGGCGTTCCATCTTCTGGTTTAGCTTTTTTGCTCCAGCAGCAGACAGAATTACCGCTATAGCTAGGTAGAAACCTAACTCTAATAGAGTAAAGCCTTGTTGGTTCTTTGGGGGACGAACATTCATGTCAGGTTTCATTGATTAATCCCTATTCATCGGTGCCATCGCTACTTGGCTTTGGCGAATATTGGCCTGTTGCCGTGCGATATCATCTAACTGGACAAACTGACCATCCCTGAGTGCTTGTGCTACTCGCTGCCCCCCAGCCAAAAAGCTAAACCCTAATCGAGTTTTGCCAAGTTGAGTCTTCTTGCTT is a genomic window containing:
- a CDS encoding type II secretion system protein, with the translated sequence MKPDMNVRPPKNQQGFTLLELGFYLAIAVILSAAGAKKLNQKMERRDFETLGNKIAEHSRAVAEWIVDQGGSAVPGARVGTDWLKSNADCGITTGGTVAYLPCSFEFTNYKYGADPTTTITNVAGVTTALTTWPAVLVAGQPKALGVGHAVRQAEADTKDSLKGVVTYTENNSGVMTATVDVNNGTGIYVKRSGDTMTGALDMQTNNISNVGVLTGATGDFTNIDATNVDATNVTSDRYEGVDIDVTGSIAADGNITTTQSLIGQIALLNGNQTVGSACTNKQIGTTAAGDLVSCVGGVWTQPGSGGSATLIRTGTWSGTNAACTNVLAPAGTDASTHDIYYFWSHVARWTWEKTHQFHGTGSITSGNSKYVCGSTYNSGHGSQSKYGYWISFANPK